The genome window ACATCTATGAAGACACCCAAACGCAAATGGACCCCGATAAAAAAGTATAAAGAGATACTCTTTGAATACTTTGAAGGTATTGCAAAAATTACCATCAACCGTCCGCGTTACCGCAACGCGTTCACTCCCCTGACCAATCAGGAGATGATTGAAGCCATGGACATCTGCCGCGAGCGGCCTGATATAGGAGTGGTTATTCTTACCGGAGCCGGTGACAAAGCCTTCTGCAGCGGAGGCGACCAAAATGTTAAGGGCATTGGCGGCTATGTAGGCAAAGATGGTGTTCCCCGCCTCAACGTGCTGGACCTGCAAAAACGCATCCGGTCATTACCCAAGCCCGTCATTGCCATGGTGAATGGCTATGCTATTGGTGGAGGCCATGTGCTACACGTAGTATGCGACCTGACCATAGCATCCGAGAATGCCATTTTCGGGCAAACCGGCCCTAAAGTTGGCAGCTTTGATGCCGGATTCGGGTCTTCTTATCTGGCACGCATCGTTGGGCAAAAAAAGGCCCGTGAAATCTGGTTTCTCTGTAAGCAATACACCGCCCGGGAAGCCCTTGAAATGGGGCTGGTAAACAAAGTAGTTCCGCTGGAGAAGCTGGAAGACGAAACCGTAGAATGGTGTAAAATCATTCTCAAACGCAGCCCTCTGGCCCTGCGCATGATAAAATGCGGCCTAAATGCAGAGTTGGATGGCCAGGCCGGCATTCAGGAACTGGCCGGCAACGCTACCTTACTGTATTACTTCACTGAAGAATCTCAGGAAGGGCGCAATGCGTTTCTGGAAAAACGGGAACCCGACTTTAGCAAATTTCCCAAGTTTCCCTGACGGCTTGCATGAGCTCTGAATCACTCTTGGTGTGGCTGAAAGCAGCCCGCTTGCGCACGTTGCCTCTGGCTATCTCCAGCATAGCCATGGGAGGTTTTCTGGCTACCGCTGAAAAAAGGTTCAACTGGAGTGTTTTTCTGCTGGCAGTAATCACAACCCTGCTTCTGCAAATACTCTCAAATCTGGCAAACGATTATGGCGACAGTGTGCATGGTGCTGATTCTCCTCAGCGGATAGGACCGCAAAGAATGGTACAAAGAGGTGCCATCAGCCGGCAGTCTATGAAACGGGCTATGATAGTACTGGCTATAGCTTCACTTATCTCAGGTTCTTTACTCATTGCGGCAGCTTTCGGCAGCCTGAAAGGAGCTTTCCCGCTGGTATTTTTTCTGCTGGGCATAGCCGCCATAGCGGCCGCAATAAAATATACTGCCGGACGTAATCCCTATGGCTATCGGGGTCTGGGTGACCTTTTTGTTTTTCTCTTTTTCGGCATCATCGGTGTAGCCGGCTCCTATTTCTTGCTCACCGGCACCCTGCATGGCTACATTCTTTTGCCGGCTGCATCTGTCGGACTGCTCACCACCGGAGTGCTCAATGT of Chitinophagales bacterium contains these proteins:
- the menB gene encoding 1,4-dihydroxy-2-naphthoyl-CoA synthase, whose product is MKTPKRKWTPIKKYKEILFEYFEGIAKITINRPRYRNAFTPLTNQEMIEAMDICRERPDIGVVILTGAGDKAFCSGGDQNVKGIGGYVGKDGVPRLNVLDLQKRIRSLPKPVIAMVNGYAIGGGHVLHVVCDLTIASENAIFGQTGPKVGSFDAGFGSSYLARIVGQKKAREIWFLCKQYTAREALEMGLVNKVVPLEKLEDETVEWCKIILKRSPLALRMIKCGLNAELDGQAGIQELAGNATLLYYFTEESQEGRNAFLEKREPDFSKFPKFP
- the menA gene encoding 1,4-dihydroxy-2-naphthoate octaprenyltransferase, coding for MSSESLLVWLKAARLRTLPLAISSIAMGGFLATAEKRFNWSVFLLAVITTLLLQILSNLANDYGDSVHGADSPQRIGPQRMVQRGAISRQSMKRAMIVLAIASLISGSLLIAAAFGSLKGAFPLVFFLLGIAAIAAAIKYTAGRNPYGYRGLGDLFVFLFFGIIGVAGSYFLLTGTLHGYILLPAASVGLLTTGVLNVNNMRDMHTDRQCGKITIPVRLGPVYAKYYHLGLIMLAWAASLLFTSLTFRSPVQLLYFVSAPLFGLHLVKVFQIRHAALLDGQLKMLVAATLLYCLTFGAGYVLAA